In one window of Kitasatospora sp. MMS16-BH015 DNA:
- a CDS encoding rhomboid family intramembrane serine protease, which produces MVMRESSSTGPDELPAKMIAEARRAFFVMFALLCAVWAVQVANWADDYDLTRQYGIVAHQPGRLVDVFAAPFLHLNWQHLEGNSGPLFVFGFLAAHRGVKRFLGLTLLVALTSGAAVWLFERDDVVTVGASGVIYGYFGYVVLRGLFDRNLIDSLIGLVMGASFAYILTTAVPGTPEVSWLGHLGGLAGGLVGAWVFRDRSDRRNRSNRSDRRKQGEQDARSEPDPQPTTPNQSKGPKTADGDRAALLKELDDLGL; this is translated from the coding sequence ATGGTGATGCGGGAATCCTCCTCGACCGGTCCGGACGAGCTGCCGGCGAAGATGATCGCCGAGGCGCGGCGGGCCTTCTTCGTGATGTTCGCCCTGCTCTGCGCGGTCTGGGCCGTCCAGGTGGCCAACTGGGCCGACGACTACGACCTCACCCGGCAGTACGGCATCGTGGCGCACCAGCCCGGCCGGCTGGTGGACGTGTTCGCCGCGCCGTTCCTGCACCTCAACTGGCAGCACCTGGAGGGCAATTCCGGGCCGCTCTTCGTCTTCGGCTTTCTGGCGGCCCACCGGGGCGTGAAGCGTTTCCTGGGGCTGACGTTGCTGGTGGCGCTCACCAGTGGCGCGGCGGTCTGGCTCTTCGAGCGGGACGACGTGGTCACCGTCGGGGCGAGCGGGGTGATCTACGGATACTTCGGTTATGTGGTACTTCGCGGCCTTTTCGACCGGAATCTGATCGACTCCCTGATCGGCCTGGTGATGGGCGCCTCTTTCGCCTACATCCTCACCACGGCCGTCCCCGGCACCCCCGAGGTCAGCTGGCTCGGCCACCTGGGCGGCCTGGCCGGCGGACTGGTCGGCGCCTGGGTCTTCCGCGACCGAAGCGACCGGAGAAACCGAAGCAACCGGAGCGACCGGAGGAAGCAGGGCGAGCAGGACGCCCGAAGCGAGCCGGACCCCCAGCCCACCACCCCGAACCAGTCCAAGGGCCCCAAGACCGCCGACGGCGACCGCGCCGCGCTGCTCAAGGAACTCGACGATCTCGGGCTCTGA